In Ahaetulla prasina isolate Xishuangbanna chromosome 6, ASM2864084v1, whole genome shotgun sequence, a single window of DNA contains:
- the GOT1 gene encoding aspartate aminotransferase, cytoplasmic: MAPGAGSVFAAVPQAAPVAVFQLTEDFRADEDPRKVNLGVGAYRTNEGQPWVLPVVRKVEMMIAKNTNLNHEYLPILGLPDFRANSSRIALGEDSPAIKENRVGGVQSLGGTGALRIGAEFLRRWYNGTNNTATPIYISDPSWENHKSVFVDAGFKDIRNYRYWDAANRGLDIQGFLSDLESAPEFSIFILHACAHNPTGTDPTQEQWKQIAAVMKRRFLFPFFDSAYQGFASGCLDRDAWAVRFFVSEGFELFCAQSFSKNFGLYNERVGNLSVVAKDADNVKRVLSQMEKIVRTTWSNPPSQGARIVATTLTTPELFAEWKDNVKTMADRVLQMRAELRSRLEALGTPGTWHHITEQIGMFSFTGLNIKQVQYLIKEKHIYLMASGRINMCGLTTKNLDYVAKSIYEAVTKI, translated from the exons ATGGCTCCGGGAGCAGGATCTGTCTTTGCCGCCGTTCCCCAAGCCGCCCCGGTGGCGGTTTTCCAGCTTACGGAAGATTTCCGAGCTGACGAGGATCCTCGCAAGGTCAATCTCGGAGTGGGAG CTTACCGCACAAATGAAGGACAGCCATGGGTATTGCCAGTTGTCCGGAAAGTGGAAATGATGATTGCCAAGAACACCAATTTGAATCATGAATATTTGCCTATTCTGGGCTTGCCGGATTTCCGTGCCAATTCCTCACGAATTGCACTAGGAGAGGATAGCCCAGCCATCAAAGAGAACAGG GTGGGAGGTGTTCAATCCTTGGGGGGCACTGGAGCTCTCCGTATTGGAGCAGAGTTTTTGAGACGGTGGTACAATGGAACCAACAACACAGCTACCCCTATCTATATTTCTGATCCTTCCTGGG AAAACCATAAATCTGTCTTTGTGGATGCTGGCTTCAAGGACATCCGGAACTATCGCTACTGGGATGCAGCAAATAGGGGTCTGGACATTCAAGGATTCCTTTCTGATTTGGAG AGTGCTCCAGAGTTTTCCATCTTCATCCTCCATGCTTGTGCTCATAATCCCACTGGCACAGACCCCACTCAGGAGCAGTGGAAACAAATTGCTGCTGTTATGAAG CGCCGGTTCCTGTTCCCATTCTTTGACTCTGCCTACCAAGGCTTTGCCTCGGGTTGCCTGGATAGAGATGCTTGGGCTGTACGTTTCTTTGTATCGGAGGGCTTTGAACTCTTCTGTGCCCAATCCTTCTCAAAAAATTTTGGCCTGTACA aTGAGCGAGTGGGAAATCTGTCCGTTGTGGCAAAGGATGCGGATAACGTGAAGCGTGTCCTATCACAGATGGAAAAGATTGTCCGTACTACTTGGTCTAACCCACCATCTCAAGGAGCACGAATTGTGGCTACAACGCTCACCACACCAGAGCTTTTTGCTGAGTG GAAGGACAATGTGAAGACAATGGCAGATCGGGTCTTGCAGATGCGGGCAGAACTCCGGTCTCGGCTTGAGGCTCTGGGTACACCAGGCACTTGGCATCACATTACAGAGCAGATTGGCATGTTTAGCTTTACTGGCCTTAACA ttaAGCAAGTACAATACCTGATCAAGGAGAAACACATCTACCTGATGGCCAGTGGCCGTATCAACATGTGTGGTTTGACCACAAAGAACCTGGATTATGTTGCTAAATCCATCTATGAAGCAGTCACCAAAATCTAG